The proteins below come from a single Limnobaculum xujianqingii genomic window:
- the folC gene encoding bifunctional tetrahydrofolate synthase/dihydrofolate synthase: protein MKDLEIPQATSPLASWLYYLEHLHSKAIELGLERVRSVAERLDLLKPAPYVFTVAGTNGKGTTCRTLEMILMAEGYRVGVYSSPHLIRYTERVRIQGQELAESDHTQAFSLIEQGRGETSLTYFEFGTLSAFQLFKQAKLDVVILEVGLGGRLDATNIVDADVAVVTSIALDHTDWLGFDRESIGREKAGIFRSGRPAVVGEPDMPQSIADVAHQLNAPLYRHGHEWSFSVNPAGDSWSWQTNGEQLSSLPLLNVPLANAATAMAALHYSSLSLGDGAIHQGLKQATLPGRFQTIGQSPLRILDVAHNPHAAGYLAERLAALPKQGGKVYAVVGMLSDKDIEGTLALLKPQVDIWYCAPLEGPRGATAEQLAQYLPQPHIFSDVKQAWNQALQNAGSQDTIIVCGSFHTVAHVMEALESCTGEQDG from the coding sequence ATGAAAGATCTGGAAATACCACAAGCCACGTCGCCTCTTGCCTCGTGGCTTTATTATCTCGAACACCTGCATAGCAAGGCTATTGAATTAGGTTTGGAACGGGTTCGTTCCGTGGCCGAACGCCTTGACCTGCTTAAGCCTGCCCCTTATGTGTTTACCGTTGCCGGAACTAACGGCAAAGGTACCACCTGCCGAACGTTGGAAATGATTTTGATGGCTGAAGGCTATCGCGTTGGCGTTTATAGTTCTCCCCATTTAATTCGTTATACTGAACGGGTACGAATTCAGGGCCAGGAACTGGCAGAAAGTGACCATACTCAGGCTTTTTCTCTGATTGAACAGGGAAGGGGAGAAACCTCTCTGACCTATTTTGAGTTTGGTACCCTGTCAGCGTTTCAACTGTTTAAGCAGGCCAAACTGGATGTGGTTATTCTGGAAGTAGGATTGGGCGGTCGTCTGGATGCAACAAACATCGTTGATGCTGACGTAGCCGTTGTTACCAGTATTGCGTTAGACCATACCGATTGGTTGGGTTTCGATCGCGAGAGCATTGGTCGTGAAAAAGCGGGTATTTTCCGTTCAGGACGTCCGGCCGTGGTTGGCGAACCGGATATGCCACAAAGTATTGCCGATGTTGCCCATCAGCTCAATGCGCCTCTCTACCGTCATGGTCATGAGTGGTCATTCAGTGTAAATCCTGCGGGTGATAGCTGGAGCTGGCAGACTAATGGAGAACAGCTCAGTTCATTGCCACTGCTAAACGTTCCATTAGCTAATGCGGCTACGGCTATGGCTGCTCTGCATTACTCTTCTCTGAGTCTGGGCGATGGCGCAATTCATCAGGGGCTAAAACAAGCCACACTCCCGGGGCGTTTCCAGACGATTGGTCAATCGCCATTAAGAATTCTTGATGTGGCCCACAACCCTCATGCGGCAGGCTATTTAGCCGAACGTTTAGCCGCATTACCTAAGCAGGGTGGAAAGGTATACGCCGTTGTTGGCATGCTGTCGGATAAAGATATCGAAGGCACTTTAGCATTGCTGAAACCTCAAGTGGATATATGGTATTGCGCTCCTCTGGAGGGGCCTCGCGGGGCGACAGCAGAGCAGTTGGCACAATATTTACCGCAGCCGCATATCTTTTCTGATGTTAAGCAGGCCTGGAATCAAGCGCTGCAGAATGCAGGTAGTCAGGACACCATTATTGTCTGTGGTTCCTTCCATACGGTTGCACATGTGATGGAAGCGCTGGAGTCATGTACAGGAGAACAGGATGGCTAG
- a CDS encoding DedA family protein yields the protein MDYITYLIDFILHIDVHLAQIFENYGMWVYGILFLILFCETGLVVTPFLPGDSLLFVAGALSALPGNDINVHAMVALMITAAILGDAVNYTIGKLFGEQLFRNPDSKIFRRSYLVKTHEFYERHGGKTIILARFVPIVRTFAPFVAGMGHMSYRHFAAYNVIGAVVWVVLFTYAGYIFGDLKIVQDNLKLLIVAIIIISVMPGVIEVIRHRRAAAKNKNIQ from the coding sequence ATGGATTACATTACTTATTTAATTGATTTTATTCTCCATATCGATGTGCATTTGGCACAGATTTTTGAAAATTACGGTATGTGGGTGTATGGCATTCTATTTTTGATTCTGTTCTGTGAGACCGGTTTAGTCGTAACACCGTTCTTGCCAGGAGATTCACTGCTATTTGTTGCTGGCGCACTATCAGCGTTGCCAGGAAATGATATTAATGTTCATGCCATGGTCGCATTAATGATTACCGCCGCTATTTTAGGCGATGCGGTAAACTACACCATTGGTAAACTGTTTGGTGAACAACTATTTAGAAACCCTGACTCTAAAATATTTCGCAGAAGTTATCTGGTGAAAACCCATGAGTTTTATGAGCGTCATGGTGGAAAAACCATTATTTTGGCTCGATTTGTTCCGATCGTCAGGACATTTGCGCCGTTCGTTGCCGGTATGGGGCATATGAGCTATCGTCATTTTGCTGCTTATAACGTGATTGGTGCGGTGGTCTGGGTTGTGCTGTTCACCTATGCAGGATATATTTTTGGCGATTTAAAGATTGTGCAAGATAACTTAAAATTATTAATCGTAGCGATTATTATTATTTCCGTCATGCCGGGGGTGATCGAAGTTATTCGCCATCGTCGTGCGGCAGCAAAAAATAAAAATATCCAATAA
- a CDS encoding aspartate-semialdehyde dehydrogenase: protein MTDGWQVAVLGATGAVGEALLELLQERNFPVGELYLLSSERTAGETLRFNGKSIVVQNAAEFDWSQAQLAFFVAGTEAAVRYADEAANSGCLVIDNSGVFSLEPEVPLVVPGVNNHALSEYRNRNIVAVADSLTSQLLTAIKPLSEAAGLSRLQVTAMLSASAHGKAAVDDLAGQSARLLNGLPVEEGFFNKQLAFNLLPLLPDSEGSVKEERRMVDETRKVLQDDGLAISISCIQSPVFYGNAQVVHMEGLRPLSAEEAYDELSNAEDIQLSENDDYPTQVGDATGNPHLSVGCLRNDYGIPEQIQFWSVADNIRFGGALMMVKTAESLTQEYFY from the coding sequence ATGACTGATGGTTGGCAAGTTGCGGTACTTGGGGCGACAGGCGCAGTAGGTGAGGCCTTGCTTGAGTTGTTACAGGAGCGCAATTTCCCCGTAGGAGAACTGTATCTTTTATCCAGTGAACGTACAGCCGGTGAAACGCTGCGTTTTAATGGTAAAAGTATTGTGGTACAGAATGCGGCTGAATTTGACTGGTCACAGGCTCAGCTGGCGTTCTTTGTTGCTGGAACCGAAGCGGCAGTGCGCTATGCTGATGAAGCGGCGAACAGCGGATGTCTGGTGATTGATAACAGCGGTGTATTTTCCCTTGAGCCGGAAGTGCCTTTAGTGGTGCCTGGGGTGAATAATCATGCGCTGTCAGAGTACCGTAACCGTAATATTGTTGCCGTAGCGGATAGTTTAACCAGCCAATTGCTGACAGCTATTAAGCCACTTTCTGAAGCGGCAGGGCTTTCCAGACTTCAGGTTACCGCCATGTTATCGGCTTCTGCACATGGTAAAGCGGCAGTAGACGATCTGGCTGGCCAAAGTGCGCGTTTGCTAAACGGTTTACCGGTAGAAGAGGGTTTCTTTAATAAGCAGTTGGCATTTAACCTGCTGCCACTGTTACCTGATTCAGAAGGAAGCGTGAAAGAAGAGCGCCGCATGGTGGATGAGACCCGTAAAGTATTACAAGATGATGGGTTGGCAATTTCAATTTCTTGTATTCAGTCTCCGGTATTCTACGGTAATGCGCAAGTCGTACATATGGAAGGGCTACGCCCATTGTCGGCTGAAGAAGCTTACGATGAGCTTTCTAATGCTGAAGATATCCAACTGAGTGAGAATGATGATTATCCGACTCAGGTTGGTGATGCGACAGGTAATCCACACCTGAGCGTTGGTTGTTTGCGTAATGACTATGGTATTCCTGAACAGATCCAGTTCTGGTCAGTGGCTGACAACATCCGTTTTGGCGGTGCATTAATGATGGTTAAAACGGCGGAGAGCCTGACTCAGGAGTATTTTTACTGA
- the truA gene encoding tRNA pseudouridine(38-40) synthase TruA yields the protein MSEAGKIKVALGIEYDGSAYYGWQRQQEVASVQGHLEQALTQVANQPISVFCAGRTDAGVHATGQVVHFETNVQRQDVAWTMGVNANLPKNIAVRWVKRVDEDFHARFSATARRYRYIIYNHRFRPAILSSGVTHFHLPLDEMRMHRAGQYLLGENDFTSFRAVQCQSRTPWRNVNHLNVTRQGAYVVVDIKANAFVHHMVRNIVGSLLEVGCGNQDEHWIAELLAAKDRTLAAATAKAEGLYLVAVDYPERFELPDLPLGPLFLDNNLCG from the coding sequence ATGTCAGAGGCGGGAAAAATCAAGGTTGCATTAGGTATAGAATATGATGGCAGCGCCTATTACGGCTGGCAGCGCCAACAGGAAGTTGCCAGCGTTCAAGGGCATCTGGAACAAGCATTAACTCAAGTCGCTAATCAGCCGATATCTGTTTTTTGTGCTGGTCGCACTGATGCTGGAGTACATGCTACCGGGCAGGTTGTCCATTTTGAAACCAATGTTCAGAGGCAAGATGTTGCCTGGACAATGGGTGTGAACGCCAACCTGCCAAAGAATATTGCCGTACGTTGGGTTAAGCGGGTTGATGAGGATTTTCATGCCCGCTTCAGTGCAACGGCGCGCCGTTACCGCTATATTATTTATAACCATCGTTTTCGTCCCGCCATTTTAAGCAGCGGTGTTACCCATTTTCATTTACCGTTGGACGAAATGCGTATGCATCGTGCCGGTCAGTATTTGTTAGGTGAAAATGACTTTACCTCCTTTCGGGCAGTACAGTGCCAATCACGTACGCCGTGGCGAAATGTAAATCATTTAAATGTCACGCGACAGGGGGCTTATGTAGTGGTAGATATAAAGGCCAATGCGTTTGTGCATCATATGGTGAGAAATATTGTAGGCAGCCTGCTGGAAGTGGGTTGCGGTAATCAGGATGAACACTGGATAGCCGAACTACTGGCAGCGAAAGACCGCACACTGGCCGCCGCAACGGCAAAGGCGGAAGGTCTGTATTTAGTGGCCGTAGATTACCCGGAGCGCTTTGAGTTACCAGACTTACCCTTAGGCCCGCTTTTTTTAGATAACAACCTTTGTGGATGA
- the purF gene encoding amidophosphoribosyltransferase — MCGIVGIVGFTPVNQSIYDALTVLQHRGQDAAGIVTIDENNNFRLRKANGLVKDVFEMRHMQRLQGNMGIGHVRYPTAGGSSASEAQPFYVNSPYGISLAHNGNLTNAHELKQKMFEVARRHINTTSDSEVLLNILASELDNFRHYPLTPEDIFTSVRNTHKLIRGAYACVAMIIGHGMLAFRDPNGIRPLVIGKRKLVDGRIEYMVASESVALDTLGFEFLRDVEPGEAIYVSEQGQMFTQQCADNPQSHPCLFEYVYFARPDSFIDKISVYSARVRMGKKLGEKIAREWDDLDIDVVIPIPETSCDIALEIARILDKPYRQGFVKNRYVGRTFIMPGQQARKQSVRRKLNANRAEFRDKNVLLVDDSIVRGTTSEQIVEMAREAGAKKVYLASAAPEVRFPNVYGIDMPTANELIAHGREVDEINAIIGADALIFQNLDDLVDAVREDNHDIEKFESSVFDGIYVTRDIDQNYLDYLDTLRNDDAKADKDHHNAENLELYNEG; from the coding sequence ATGTGCGGTATTGTCGGTATTGTTGGTTTTACACCAGTCAACCAATCCATCTATGATGCGCTCACGGTGCTACAGCACCGTGGGCAGGATGCAGCGGGTATTGTTACTATTGATGAAAATAACAATTTTCGCTTAAGAAAAGCCAACGGTCTGGTAAAAGACGTGTTCGAGATGCGGCATATGCAGCGCCTGCAGGGGAATATGGGTATTGGGCATGTTCGTTATCCTACGGCGGGTGGTTCCAGCGCTTCTGAAGCTCAACCGTTTTATGTTAACTCCCCTTATGGTATCTCTCTGGCACACAATGGCAATCTGACTAATGCTCATGAATTGAAGCAGAAGATGTTTGAAGTGGCGCGTCGCCACATTAATACCACCTCCGATTCTGAAGTCCTGCTGAATATTCTGGCCAGCGAGCTGGATAACTTCCGCCACTATCCATTAACACCTGAGGATATTTTTACCTCGGTTCGCAATACGCATAAATTAATCCGCGGTGCTTACGCCTGTGTAGCCATGATTATTGGCCATGGTATGCTGGCATTTCGCGATCCTAACGGTATCCGTCCATTAGTGATTGGTAAACGTAAACTGGTTGATGGTCGTATCGAGTATATGGTCGCTTCTGAGAGCGTGGCGCTGGATACCTTAGGCTTTGAGTTCCTGCGCGATGTCGAACCGGGAGAAGCTATCTACGTGTCGGAACAGGGGCAAATGTTTACTCAGCAGTGCGCCGATAATCCGCAAAGCCATCCTTGTCTGTTTGAGTATGTTTACTTCGCCCGCCCGGATTCTTTTATCGATAAGATTTCCGTATACAGCGCTCGTGTTCGTATGGGTAAAAAGCTGGGTGAGAAAATTGCCCGCGAATGGGACGATTTGGATATTGATGTAGTTATTCCTATTCCGGAAACTTCTTGTGATATCGCGCTGGAAATTGCCCGTATTCTCGACAAGCCTTATCGTCAGGGTTTTGTAAAAAATCGCTACGTTGGTCGGACGTTTATTATGCCGGGCCAGCAGGCACGTAAGCAGTCAGTTCGCCGTAAACTTAATGCAAACCGTGCTGAGTTCCGTGATAAGAATGTACTGTTGGTGGATGATTCTATTGTTCGCGGTACCACTTCAGAACAGATCGTGGAAATGGCGCGCGAAGCAGGGGCGAAAAAGGTCTATCTGGCGTCAGCCGCCCCTGAAGTGCGTTTCCCTAACGTTTACGGTATTGATATGCCTACCGCCAATGAGCTGATAGCCCATGGCCGTGAAGTAGACGAGATTAACGCCATCATTGGTGCTGATGCGTTGATATTCCAGAATCTGGATGATCTTGTTGATGCAGTGCGTGAAGATAACCACGATATCGAGAAGTTTGAAAGCTCAGTATTTGACGGTATTTATGTCACGCGGGATATCGATCAGAACTATCTCGATTATCTGGATACTTTGCGGAATGATGACGCTAAGGCGGATAAGGATCATCATAATGCAGAAAATCTGGAGTTGTATAACGAAGGGTAG
- the dedD gene encoding cell division protein DedD: protein MASQFQNRLVGAVIIVAIGVIVIPSLFDGKKKHYEDEFASIPLVPKEGDDQNTEILPSVNHNLPPVNTGATAPDAGNGSEPGAITPPPLTTDNGGATLPPEVVPPTQKPEVKPEPKPEPKPEPKPEPKPTVKPADPKPTVKPTEPTKPVEKPPVGQAYIVQLGALKNADKVNELVATLRLSGYRVYTVPTTPVQGQITRLVVGPDPSKQKLEASLSDLHRLTGLSGQVKAYSTGR, encoded by the coding sequence ATGGCTAGTCAATTTCAGAACCGGCTGGTGGGGGCAGTGATTATTGTCGCCATTGGGGTCATTGTTATTCCCAGCCTGTTTGATGGTAAGAAAAAACATTACGAAGATGAGTTTGCATCGATTCCTCTGGTGCCTAAAGAGGGGGACGATCAAAACACCGAAATTTTGCCTTCGGTAAACCACAATTTACCGCCGGTAAATACAGGAGCTACCGCACCGGACGCGGGTAACGGTTCTGAGCCAGGTGCTATAACCCCTCCACCACTGACAACCGATAATGGTGGGGCGACATTACCTCCGGAAGTTGTACCGCCAACGCAAAAGCCAGAAGTTAAACCTGAACCGAAGCCCGAACCAAAACCAGAGCCTAAGCCGGAGCCAAAACCGACGGTGAAGCCAGCGGACCCTAAACCAACGGTTAAACCGACAGAGCCAACCAAACCGGTAGAGAAACCGCCTGTTGGTCAGGCTTATATTGTTCAGCTTGGCGCATTAAAAAATGCCGACAAGGTGAATGAACTAGTTGCTACCTTACGTTTGTCAGGTTACCGGGTATATACGGTGCCAACAACACCGGTTCAGGGGCAGATTACCCGTTTAGTGGTGGGTCCGGATCCTTCAAAACAGAAGCTTGAAGCATCACTATCGGATTTACATCGACTGACTGGCCTGAGTGGACAAGTTAAAGCATATAGTACTGGACGATAA
- the accD gene encoding acetyl-CoA carboxylase, carboxyltransferase subunit beta has product MSWIERILSKSSAPTRKASIPEGVWTKCDSCGQVLYRAELDRNLDVCPKCDHHMRMSARVRLHSFLDKGSEVELGSELEPKDLLKFKDSKKYKDRLSAAQKETDEKDALIVMKGTLYGMPVVVASFEFSFMGGSMASVVGARFVRGVEQALEDNCPLVCFSASGGARMQEALFSLMQMAKTSAALAKMQERGLPYISVLTDPTMGGVSASLAMLGDINVAEPKALIGFAGPRVIEQTVREKLPPGFQRSEFLIEKGAIDMIVRRPEMRQRLAGLLAKMTGKPLPHEGEIQAEPSEPAQEAEE; this is encoded by the coding sequence ATGAGCTGGATTGAAAGAATTTTAAGTAAGAGCAGCGCTCCAACGCGCAAAGCTAGCATCCCTGAAGGGGTTTGGACCAAGTGTGACAGCTGTGGTCAGGTGCTTTATCGCGCTGAGCTGGATCGTAATCTGGACGTTTGTCCTAAGTGCGATCACCATATGCGAATGAGTGCTCGTGTGCGTTTGCATAGCTTCCTGGATAAAGGCAGCGAAGTTGAGCTGGGCAGTGAGCTTGAACCTAAAGATCTGCTGAAGTTTAAAGACTCTAAAAAATATAAAGACCGTCTGTCTGCAGCTCAAAAAGAGACTGATGAAAAAGATGCGCTGATCGTCATGAAAGGTACCCTGTATGGAATGCCGGTAGTGGTTGCATCGTTTGAATTCTCTTTCATGGGTGGTTCAATGGCGTCAGTAGTTGGGGCCCGTTTTGTTCGCGGTGTTGAGCAGGCACTGGAAGATAATTGCCCACTGGTCTGTTTCTCTGCCAGTGGCGGTGCCCGTATGCAGGAAGCGTTGTTCTCCTTGATGCAGATGGCTAAAACCAGTGCGGCATTAGCTAAAATGCAAGAGCGCGGTTTACCTTATATTTCAGTATTAACTGACCCTACTATGGGCGGTGTTTCTGCCAGTCTGGCAATGCTGGGTGATATCAATGTGGCAGAACCAAAAGCATTGATCGGTTTTGCCGGTCCACGAGTTATTGAACAAACCGTTCGCGAAAAATTACCACCGGGCTTCCAGCGCAGTGAGTTCCTGATTGAGAAAGGGGCAATTGATATGATTGTCCGTCGTCCTGAAATGCGTCAGCGTTTAGCTGGCTTGCTGGCAAAAATGACCGGTAAACCTCTGCCTCATGAGGGTGAAATTCAGGCCGAACCTTCAGAGCCCGCACAAGAAGCGGAAGAGTAA
- the cvpA gene encoding colicin V production protein, translating into MNWVDYAIIGIIVFSVLVSLIRGFVREALSLVTWVAAFFVASQFYPYLTVYFTQFQDELVRNGIAIAALFIATLIVGAIVNYVIGSLVKHTGLSGTDRVLGICFGALRGALIVAALLFFLDSFTSFSQSTDWVQSQLIPQFSHIIKWFFDYLQSSSSFLPHVTQ; encoded by the coding sequence TTGAACTGGGTTGACTATGCCATTATCGGCATCATTGTTTTTTCAGTGCTGGTTAGCCTGATTCGGGGATTCGTTCGTGAAGCGTTGTCATTGGTAACCTGGGTAGCGGCATTTTTTGTAGCCAGTCAATTTTACCCTTACCTGACAGTGTATTTTACGCAGTTTCAGGACGAGTTGGTACGTAATGGAATTGCTATTGCCGCGCTATTTATTGCGACATTGATTGTGGGTGCTATTGTTAACTATGTGATAGGTTCCCTGGTAAAACATACCGGACTTTCCGGCACGGACCGCGTTTTAGGTATCTGTTTTGGTGCTTTAAGAGGCGCGCTGATTGTGGCGGCGTTACTGTTTTTCCTTGATTCATTTACATCGTTTTCTCAAAGTACAGACTGGGTACAGTCCCAGTTGATTCCGCAATTTAGTCATATTATCAAGTGGTTCTTTGACTACTTGCAAAGTTCGTCGAGTTTCTTGCCTCACGTTACGCAATAG
- a CDS encoding UbiX family flavin prenyltransferase: MKRLIVGISGASGAIYGVRLLQVLQGCAEVETHLIVSNAARQTLAMETDYGLRDVTSLASVVHDVRDIAASVSSGSFRCHGMVILPCSMKTLSAIVNSYTDDLLSRAADVTLKERKPLVLCVRETPLHLGHLRLMTQAAELGAVIMPPAPAFYHRPQSVQDIVDQTVNRVLDQLDIQLEQDLFDRWQGSKP; encoded by the coding sequence ATGAAACGTTTGATTGTCGGTATTTCCGGTGCCAGTGGTGCGATTTATGGTGTCCGCCTGTTACAGGTTCTGCAAGGTTGTGCAGAAGTAGAAACCCATCTGATTGTCAGTAACGCTGCTCGTCAAACGTTGGCGATGGAAACGGATTATGGTCTGCGGGATGTTACTTCATTGGCCTCGGTGGTACATGATGTACGGGATATTGCAGCTTCGGTTTCTTCCGGTTCGTTTCGCTGCCACGGTATGGTGATTTTGCCATGTTCGATGAAAACGCTGTCGGCTATTGTAAACAGTTACACTGATGATTTATTAAGTCGGGCAGCGGATGTGACGCTAAAAGAGCGTAAACCTCTGGTGCTGTGTGTGCGGGAAACACCATTGCATCTGGGGCATTTGCGTCTAATGACACAGGCTGCGGAATTGGGTGCGGTGATTATGCCTCCGGCTCCGGCCTTTTATCATCGACCTCAAAGCGTACAGGATATAGTTGATCAAACGGTGAATCGGGTATTGGACCAGCTTGATATTCAATTAGAGCAGGACCTGTTTGATCGTTGGCAGGGTAGTAAGCCATAA
- a CDS encoding LacI family DNA-binding transcriptional regulator, whose translation MSKKLKISEIATQTGLSISTVSRVLAGKANTSEAAKQRILACAQQNGVLQGMAAGRLLLNNLMVFAPQRAFDERLDVFYYRVIQGISKALSTHEVRLRYCALEELDSDTNLFLTKMNEPDTEAVMLLGIDDPHIHDLAVDLGKPCVLINCRDRKMRLPGVSPDNQLIGEYAASYLFELGHKSVVNLLCLRRHTMELRLTGIRDAWEAHNLAFDDDKHLITAQSFSAKESEQLISDFLAVTPRDKLPSALLVGGDFMAAGAVSALQKAGLRVPNDISVMSIDGFNLAAIHDVPLTSVHVPRDQLGEEAVHILQQRLIRPQAPVGNLLLNGTLVIRESVRRIRPTKNHTAVRNDGLYDE comes from the coding sequence ATGAGTAAAAAGCTAAAAATAAGCGAAATTGCTACCCAAACCGGGTTATCGATCAGTACGGTTTCAAGAGTATTGGCAGGCAAAGCTAATACCAGTGAAGCGGCAAAACAACGGATTCTGGCTTGCGCACAGCAAAATGGCGTACTGCAAGGAATGGCTGCAGGACGTTTATTGCTTAATAATCTGATGGTATTTGCGCCCCAGCGGGCCTTTGATGAGCGTCTGGATGTTTTCTATTACCGTGTTATTCAGGGCATCAGCAAGGCACTTAGCACTCATGAAGTTCGGCTACGCTATTGTGCATTAGAAGAACTGGACAGCGATACCAACCTGTTTCTGACAAAAATGAATGAACCAGATACAGAGGCAGTGATGCTGCTGGGTATTGACGATCCCCATATTCATGATTTGGCGGTGGACTTGGGTAAACCCTGCGTTCTGATAAACTGCCGCGATCGCAAAATGCGCCTGCCTGGCGTATCTCCCGACAACCAACTTATCGGTGAATATGCCGCAAGTTATCTTTTTGAGCTGGGGCATAAATCGGTTGTTAATCTGCTGTGTCTGAGGCGTCACACCATGGAGCTGCGTCTGACAGGAATTCGGGACGCCTGGGAAGCCCATAACCTTGCGTTCGATGACGATAAACACCTGATTACTGCGCAAAGCTTTAGCGCAAAAGAAAGTGAGCAGCTAATCAGTGATTTTCTTGCTGTTACGCCACGGGATAAACTGCCCAGCGCATTACTGGTGGGTGGGGATTTTATGGCAGCAGGTGCCGTCAGTGCACTACAAAAAGCAGGACTGCGGGTTCCTAATGATATTTCGGTGATGAGTATTGATGGTTTCAACCTGGCCGCGATCCACGATGTACCTCTGACTTCCGTTCACGTTCCACGCGATCAATTAGGCGAAGAGGCAGTACATATTCTTCAACAGCGTCTGATACGTCCACAGGCTCCCGTGGGTAACTTATTGCTAAATGGTACTCTGGTCATACGGGAGTCGGTACGCCGCATTCGCCCAACGAAAAACCATACGGCAGTACGTAATGACGGGTTATATGATGAGTAA